TCTCTGAAATGGATCGCGGGATTTCGTGGTCCAGTGGGCGCAAAGAGCGACGGCGTTAGGACTTAGAGCTGAGCCGTCACCGGCCTCCAGAGGGGAAATGATTGTGCAATCAGTACAATCCTTCCCCGTGAAACGGAGAAATTTCGAGAATTTTGGATCTACGTCCTGACACCTATTGCATGACTCAGCAGCATCGATATACTTCCACCCACACGAACGAAGGAGTCACCCAAGACACTTTCGCTCGACGCCTTTTTCGAAAGGCAAAGCCTCATATGAAGGCGCGGTAGCTCAATTGGTTAGAGCCCCGGACTGTCGATCCGGAGGTTGCGGGTTCGAGTCCCGTCCGCGTCGCTTACGTTTTTTCTCAACTCCACCGCGATGGATGGAGTATTGGCAGGGACGCCACTCGAACTGAAACAGGAGTGGTTATGGCAGAAAACTTTCACCAATTCAATCGCATCGATCAAATCGTTGCGGTGCGAATATCCGAGGTCGAGCAGGTAACGTTTCACTCTGCTGACACCTGTACTGTGCGATTCAAGAGCGGGGCAGTCGAAAAGATCACTCGCAATCAAGGATTCGATCTATCCAGGAAGCTTGGCTTTTCAGTTGACGGGATCCTGCTGGAGAGACTTTCACAGGATCGGAGTACGAGAAGTACGAGCGATGACAATCCTTCTGCGGTGATTGTCTAAAACGAACCACGCGAATCAGGCCTGGTGCGCTAACACTAGTCCGCTAAGATTCGTTGGCGGCGAAAGCCGTTGGCCAGCCCCCGACATCTCTTCAGGTGTTTTGTTACAACCGGGGCGCTGGCTTTTTTCTTTCTCCGTCAAGCTGAATGATCCTCGCGAATGCGAACAAACACGTGACCCTCTTGGGCAGTCACTGGTTGTGGATCTTCCACCGTCGCAGCGATGCGATGGTTAACGACATTGCGATAGTTTCGCATCCGCTAGACAGGGACGTTTGGCGTTCTATTCGAGAACGAGAAATGGAATGTAACCTGTGACTTGTGTAACTGACGGGAACTACTTCCCCGTGCTGCGGCAGAAGAAGTATGAACTGCAAGCGATTGAAAACTTAGCAGCGATCCCAGACGCGGTGGTTTGCCCTGTTATTTCGATAAAGCCGGGATCGGTGAAAGAAAAGCCGAAGGGCCAGCGACAAACCATTGTCGAAACATGGGCGCAAACAGCGACGGAATACCCGATCGTGCTTTGTATCAGTTCCGAGGACTGGCCTAACGCCGAATCTCGCTTGCTCTCATTGCCAAGGGAGCTGAAGGTTGTCGGCGGATGCTACGCCAAGGATCTTCCCGTTTGCCGTGCCTCGCTTAAACGGATGGACGATCGCTTCCGGTGCGGCGTGGCAGTTTTAGGCAATAGTGGAACTCCGGATCAACGATCCGATTCGAAACATCTGGAGCAAATAGCGAAAGAAAGACGCACGCAGTTTATCTGCGAACTCGGCCCATGGGAACGCAGCTTAAGTGACCTAAATCATTGTCTCGCTTCACTTGTGCCGAAACTGTCGAGACTGACGGAAGAAACTCCGGCAATCGTTGCGGGCTCCTATCCGAAGGATCACTCCGGGATTGCGTACAACTCGATAGAAACGATTGAGAGGATCGAATGGTCTGCGTTTTTGCAATCAGATTCGAACGCGATTTACAAGTTTGGCGACTATGGAACTGTTTGGGGCGACCCGGACGAGGGCCAGGGAGGCAACACGTTGGTTTACCCTTCGCTTCGATACACGATAAACGGCCACCATCTCGTGTTCCGAAGCGAAGGCTGCTTTATGAACAAGAACCAGCAAAAGACGCACGACTTAATTCGGACACTCGTTCAAGATAAAAGATTCTGCGGAGCTTCGTTCAGTTGGGGCGACCAGCACTTTGCGGATGCAGCGGTGGGATCACCAACGGCTCTGTCGAACGTGCGTGGACTGGCCCGCCCCTTCGAGTGGAACCATCACTTGGCGTACGTTGCAAGAGACGTTGCCGCTCTCGCCTCGCCGCCAGAGATAGGCGGAGTTCGTCAAGAAGTTCGTTGACCTTGAGACGTTGAACTAAAAACTCTCGTCGCGATTTCCCGTCGAGCTTGCGATTTCCTCGAAGCCACCCGCGACGTTCCATCGCTTCGCCCAGTTCGTCGTACCAGATGAGCTGG
This genomic window from Allorhodopirellula heiligendammensis contains:
- a CDS encoding beta family protein, which encodes MTCVTDGNYFPVLRQKKYELQAIENLAAIPDAVVCPVISIKPGSVKEKPKGQRQTIVETWAQTATEYPIVLCISSEDWPNAESRLLSLPRELKVVGGCYAKDLPVCRASLKRMDDRFRCGVAVLGNSGTPDQRSDSKHLEQIAKERRTQFICELGPWERSLSDLNHCLASLVPKLSRLTEETPAIVAGSYPKDHSGIAYNSIETIERIEWSAFLQSDSNAIYKFGDYGTVWGDPDEGQGGNTLVYPSLRYTINGHHLVFRSEGCFMNKNQQKTHDLIRTLVQDKRFCGASFSWGDQHFADAAVGSPTALSNVRGLARPFEWNHHLAYVARDVAALASPPEIGGVRQEVR